Proteins encoded by one window of Hyphomicrobium nitrativorans NL23:
- a CDS encoding ATP-dependent DNA ligase, protein MTHLDRRARDAIDEFIRPSEPIEQSAPPTGKGWIHEVKFDGYRLQLHKVGEEVTIYSKNGKDFTARFRDIARAVSGLPVKSCVIDAEGVALDAAGRPDFRALAGGQKHDRVAWCFDLLVVDERDLRELTLVKRRLRLGALLKKARSEVLRLSEPFPDPLKLLEALDEAGLEGVVSKRTDQPYVSGKNRGWIKVKCHVWRATWK, encoded by the coding sequence ATGACCCATCTGGATCGCCGCGCACGAGACGCGATAGACGAGTTTATCCGGCCGTCCGAGCCCATCGAGCAAAGCGCGCCGCCCACCGGCAAGGGCTGGATCCACGAGGTCAAGTTCGACGGCTATCGCCTCCAACTCCATAAGGTCGGCGAGGAGGTCACGATTTACTCCAAGAACGGAAAGGACTTCACGGCGCGTTTTCGTGATATCGCGAGAGCGGTCTCAGGGCTGCCAGTCAAAAGCTGCGTAATCGACGCGGAGGGTGTGGCCCTCGATGCGGCCGGTCGTCCTGATTTCAGAGCCCTTGCCGGGGGGCAAAAGCATGACCGCGTTGCGTGGTGCTTTGATCTGCTCGTTGTGGACGAGCGCGACCTGCGGGAATTGACACTGGTCAAGCGGCGCCTGCGGCTCGGCGCCCTGCTGAAAAAGGCCCGTAGCGAAGTGCTGCGCCTTTCCGAACCATTCCCCGACCCGCTGAAACTTCTGGAGGCGCTCGATGAAGCCGGGCTCGAAGGCGTGGTGTCGAAACGCACTGACCAGCCCTACGTCAGCGGAAAAAATCGAGGGTGGATCAAAGTGAAGTGCCACGTGTGGCGCGCGACCTGGAAGTAA
- a CDS encoding STAS-like domain-containing protein — protein sequence MARPVKEEILRFVLDNVAQHPDTIVQMVAKEFAVTRQTATNYLVRMIRSGEIVGKGTTKGRTYHLKSIVDIVQEAPVTSDMADDEIWREQLLPAVKPYLARNVLDICQYGFTEMMNNVIDHSESPKVLYWCELNASYVILGIKDYGVGIFEKIRKAFDLDDRRHALLELSKGKLTTDARRHSGEGIFFTSRMMDRFSITSIDLFYTKERSDDGWLIDIVEGPVDNGTTVIMRMARNSPHTSKEVFDKFSTGEDYGFAKTHVPLQLARYEGESLVSRSQARRLMARVERFQEVILDFSGIDTIGQAFADEIFRVFASQHPEIRIITLRTNPDVDKMIARAKGGASLDPKLPGF from the coding sequence ATGGCCCGTCCGGTCAAGGAAGAAATACTTCGCTTCGTTCTCGACAACGTAGCACAGCACCCCGACACGATCGTTCAGATGGTCGCCAAAGAGTTCGCGGTAACGAGACAAACCGCGACTAATTATTTGGTGCGAATGATTAGGTCCGGTGAGATTGTTGGAAAAGGTACCACTAAGGGGCGTACCTATCACCTTAAGTCGATCGTGGACATTGTGCAGGAGGCTCCTGTCACCAGCGATATGGCTGACGACGAGATCTGGCGAGAACAATTGCTTCCGGCCGTAAAGCCGTACCTTGCGCGCAACGTGCTGGACATTTGCCAGTACGGCTTCACAGAGATGATGAATAACGTCATCGATCACTCTGAAAGCCCGAAAGTCCTTTACTGGTGTGAACTGAATGCATCGTACGTAATTCTCGGAATTAAAGATTACGGCGTCGGTATTTTTGAGAAAATTAGGAAAGCATTCGATCTGGACGATCGGCGACATGCTCTTTTGGAGCTTTCAAAAGGGAAGCTGACGACCGATGCCAGAAGGCACAGCGGGGAGGGCATATTCTTTACGTCTAGAATGATGGATCGATTTTCAATTACTTCGATTGATCTCTTCTATACGAAGGAACGCAGCGATGACGGCTGGTTGATCGATATCGTAGAAGGTCCAGTTGACAACGGGACGACCGTTATCATGCGAATGGCGAGAAACTCGCCGCACACGAGCAAAGAAGTGTTCGACAAGTTCAGTACGGGCGAAGATTACGGATTTGCTAAAACGCATGTGCCCTTGCAGTTGGCGCGATATGAAGGAGAAAGCCTTGTCTCTAGATCGCAAGCAAGGCGCCTCATGGCCCGCGTTGAGCGTTTTCAAGAGGTTATTTTGGACTTCTCTGGTATCGACACGATCGGCCAGGCGTTTGCTGATGAGATTTTTCGCGTCTTTGCCAGCCAGCACCCAGAAATTCGGATAATCACACTCCGCACAAATCCGGATGTCGATAAGATGATTGCCAGGGCGAAAGGGGGCGCTTCCCTCGATCCAAAGCTTCCCGGATTTTAA
- a CDS encoding Arm DNA-binding domain-containing protein, which translates to MHLRVTDSGSKSWLFRFTHAKRAREMGLGSSRRCRWQRLGWPLKNAVRALQRM; encoded by the coding sequence CTGCACCTCCGCGTCACGGACAGTGGCAGCAAGAGTTGGCTGTTCCGTTTCACTCACGCGAAGCGAGCGCGCGAGATGGGCCTCGGGTCCTCCCGGCGATGTCGCTGGCAGCGGCTCGGGTGGCCGCTCAAAAATGCCGTGAGAGCCTTGCAGCGGATGTAG
- a CDS encoding phage tail tape measure protein, translating to MADLTSRLIVRLIDGVSGPARAAAGALGRLNRASNNGAIGGGLVAMQQRVTEASKRNSAAIAGLQNKMFAAAAGAWALKGGFTGVVGPAVSFESALADVAKVTSFDDTELAKFGKSLRRIATDEIPVAVDELAALAAAAAQSGVPEVDLEGFTKMTAKAAVAWEMTGQQAGENLAKIRAALGLTNKQTALYADAINHVSDNTAASSHDLVDYTRRVASQGEFFGFAKEQTLAFGAAMIGAGAQSEVAATSFRNMGRALTKGASAPKRMQSAYKKLGLTSTGVAKAMQKDAVGTTLDVIQRLGELPEYMQASVMSDLFGDEARALAPLLNNVELLQDALRLVAEEQEYANSVGKEFERRAQTTAYAWRLFKNRVKDIGLALAGTLLPNLKKGLNFLGPFAKRLTEFSEANSGVIVATLGAAAALIGLRVGLLGLGIAGRLAYGGLLSIANAALFVGRALAFVTIAPLAAALRAARTAMVGFAASAAILGKGGAFKAIGASLVSLLAPAKLLAGAFAVLKGALMFSGVGLAVGAIAAAGTAIYQNWSGIKAMFSGIADGFAKGLGPAAKAFEPIANFAERISSAISGLVGPLQASDEMWKSWGETIGGTVASGVNAVIGALSRVVGFLSSAVDMAVRFGSAISNALSWGGGSAPAMPSGRGAAPSAQSGGAAPPARVRGGPVSRGRSYIVGEKRPEIFTPGSSGYIHPRTDVGVGTGGSSGPINVTQHFTINGATDPSSLLATIRREMERAAQDVFRGVFADARTGFGY from the coding sequence ATGGCTGATCTGACTTCAAGATTGATCGTCCGCCTGATCGACGGCGTTTCCGGCCCGGCTCGTGCCGCAGCGGGCGCCCTCGGTCGCCTGAACCGCGCCTCGAATAACGGGGCAATCGGTGGCGGGCTCGTTGCGATGCAGCAGCGGGTCACCGAGGCGAGCAAGCGCAACAGCGCCGCGATCGCCGGTCTTCAGAACAAGATGTTCGCGGCGGCGGCCGGTGCGTGGGCTCTTAAAGGCGGCTTCACGGGCGTCGTCGGCCCGGCGGTATCGTTCGAAAGCGCTCTTGCCGACGTGGCCAAAGTCACCTCGTTCGATGACACCGAGCTTGCGAAATTCGGGAAGTCGCTCCGTCGCATCGCGACCGATGAGATACCTGTTGCTGTCGATGAGCTTGCCGCCCTCGCTGCCGCCGCCGCACAGTCCGGTGTGCCGGAGGTTGACTTAGAAGGCTTTACTAAAATGACCGCTAAGGCAGCGGTCGCTTGGGAAATGACTGGACAGCAGGCGGGCGAGAACCTCGCGAAGATCCGCGCAGCGCTCGGTCTCACCAACAAGCAGACAGCTCTTTACGCTGACGCGATCAATCACGTCAGTGACAATACCGCTGCAAGCTCGCACGACCTAGTTGATTACACGAGGCGTGTCGCGTCCCAAGGCGAATTTTTCGGATTTGCAAAGGAACAGACGCTCGCGTTCGGCGCCGCGATGATCGGCGCGGGTGCGCAGTCCGAAGTGGCGGCGACGAGCTTCCGCAACATGGGCCGCGCATTGACCAAAGGCGCAAGCGCTCCGAAGCGGATGCAGAGTGCCTATAAGAAGCTCGGTCTGACCTCGACTGGCGTCGCGAAGGCGATGCAGAAGGATGCGGTCGGCACGACGCTTGACGTGATCCAGCGGCTCGGGGAGCTGCCGGAATATATGCAGGCGTCGGTGATGTCCGATCTGTTCGGCGATGAAGCGCGCGCCCTTGCGCCGCTGCTGAACAACGTCGAGCTTCTTCAAGATGCGCTGCGTCTCGTTGCCGAAGAGCAAGAATACGCAAACAGTGTGGGCAAGGAATTTGAGCGGCGGGCGCAAACGACGGCTTATGCGTGGCGGTTATTCAAGAACCGCGTGAAAGACATCGGGCTCGCGCTCGCGGGCACTTTGCTCCCGAACCTCAAGAAGGGCTTGAATTTCCTTGGCCCGTTCGCGAAGCGACTAACCGAATTTTCGGAAGCCAACTCTGGGGTCATCGTCGCAACGCTCGGCGCGGCGGCCGCGCTGATCGGCTTGCGCGTCGGCCTACTCGGTCTCGGGATCGCCGGGCGCCTTGCATATGGCGGGCTCTTGTCGATCGCGAACGCGGCCCTATTCGTCGGACGCGCCCTGGCGTTTGTCACTATCGCTCCACTCGCCGCCGCGCTCCGCGCGGCCCGCACCGCGATGGTAGGCTTCGCCGCGTCCGCTGCGATCCTCGGGAAGGGTGGTGCATTCAAAGCGATAGGAGCGTCGCTGGTGTCGCTTCTCGCCCCTGCCAAGCTGCTTGCTGGCGCCTTTGCCGTCTTGAAGGGCGCTCTCATGTTTAGCGGCGTCGGATTGGCCGTCGGCGCCATCGCTGCGGCCGGGACGGCGATCTACCAGAACTGGTCCGGGATCAAGGCGATGTTCTCCGGCATCGCGGACGGCTTCGCGAAAGGACTAGGACCGGCTGCGAAAGCATTCGAACCGATCGCCAACTTCGCCGAACGGATCTCATCCGCGATCTCTGGCCTAGTCGGCCCGTTGCAAGCCTCAGATGAGATGTGGAAATCGTGGGGGGAAACGATCGGTGGCACCGTAGCCAGCGGCGTCAACGCCGTAATCGGCGCGCTGTCACGTGTAGTCGGCTTCCTCTCGTCGGCGGTCGACATGGCCGTCCGGTTCGGCAGCGCGATCTCAAATGCACTCTCATGGGGTGGCGGAAGTGCCCCTGCCATGCCGAGCGGTCGCGGTGCTGCGCCTTCTGCGCAGAGTGGTGGCGCGGCTCCTCCGGCACGCGTTCGCGGCGGACCTGTGTCGCGGGGACGGTCGTACATCGTCGGCGAGAAGCGCCCGGAGATCTTTACGCCCGGATCGAGTGGCTACATTCACCCGCGCACGGACGTTGGTGTTGGTACTGGCGGTAGCTCTGGCCCGATCAACGTCACGCAGCACTTCACGATCAATGGAGCGACCGATCCCTCGTCGCTGCTCGCAACGATCAGGCGTGAAATGGAGCGGGCGGCACAAGATGTTTTCCGCGGCGTCTTCGCCGACGCGCGAACTGGCTTTGGCTACTAA
- the ligD gene encoding non-homologous end-joining DNA ligase yields MARSGRKSERSRNTLLPYRAKRDFTRTEEPSGAQNVRPGSYPRFVIQKHDATRLHYDLRLEIDGAFKCWAVTRGPSLDPGEKRLAVEVEDHPLDYGDFEGTIPKGEYGGGTVMVWDRGFWLPEGDKPVRDALRDGELKLVLAGSKLQGGWVLVRMKRDRTGSKRNNWLFIKHRDIYARGGDNDALLKQDRSVASDRTMAEIAKGTGRAPEAFMLDGRRRGKADAIWHSQPIEKPRSQDATAVLSVKISNPDRVLWPRTKTNPATTKRDLARYLEAIGPWMIGHLAGRPCSVVRAPDGIKGEIFFQRHALQRTPEGVTEVEVGGDRKPYIQIDSVEGLVGMAQMSALEFHPWNSAPDATDVPGRLVFDLDPGSGVAFDDVVAAAIELRGRLEKLGLVPFCKTTGGKGLHVTVPLDPKRSHGIGWDEAKMFAQTVCAQMAHDSPDRYLIKMTRSLRRRRIFLDYLRNDRMATAVAPLSPRARPGALVSMPLTWGQVRRGLDPSRFTLRTVPKLIARSEAWRDYDSGARSLKDAIRRLVGAKR; encoded by the coding sequence ATGGCGCGCTCGGGTAGGAAGTCGGAGCGCTCCCGCAACACGCTCCTGCCATATCGTGCAAAGCGCGACTTCACCCGAACTGAGGAGCCGAGCGGCGCTCAGAACGTGCGCCCAGGCTCGTACCCGCGCTTCGTGATCCAGAAACACGACGCTACTCGGCTTCATTATGATCTTCGCCTTGAGATCGACGGAGCTTTCAAATGTTGGGCGGTGACGCGCGGCCCTTCTCTCGATCCAGGTGAGAAGCGCTTAGCGGTTGAGGTTGAAGATCACCCGCTCGACTACGGCGACTTCGAGGGCACGATACCGAAGGGCGAGTATGGCGGCGGCACGGTAATGGTTTGGGACCGAGGGTTCTGGCTGCCGGAGGGCGACAAGCCTGTGCGAGACGCGCTTCGCGACGGCGAACTTAAGCTGGTCCTTGCAGGATCGAAACTTCAAGGCGGGTGGGTGCTGGTGCGCATGAAGCGCGACCGCACCGGAAGCAAGCGCAACAACTGGCTTTTCATAAAGCATCGCGACATCTATGCGCGGGGCGGCGATAACGATGCGCTCTTGAAGCAGGATCGTTCCGTGGCATCGGATCGAACGATGGCCGAAATCGCGAAAGGCACCGGGCGCGCGCCCGAAGCATTCATGCTCGACGGACGTCGGCGTGGAAAGGCCGATGCGATTTGGCATTCACAGCCAATTGAGAAGCCACGGTCGCAGGATGCAACCGCCGTGCTCAGCGTGAAGATTTCAAACCCCGATAGAGTGCTGTGGCCCCGCACGAAGACCAATCCTGCGACGACCAAACGGGATCTCGCGCGTTACCTGGAAGCGATCGGGCCGTGGATGATCGGCCATCTCGCGGGTCGGCCGTGCTCGGTCGTGAGGGCGCCGGACGGCATAAAAGGTGAAATCTTCTTTCAGCGCCACGCGCTGCAACGAACGCCCGAGGGTGTGACTGAGGTGGAGGTCGGCGGCGACAGAAAGCCATACATTCAGATCGACAGTGTCGAAGGTCTGGTAGGCATGGCGCAGATGTCGGCGCTCGAATTTCATCCTTGGAATTCAGCCCCAGACGCAACTGACGTTCCCGGCCGACTGGTTTTCGATCTCGATCCGGGATCGGGCGTCGCATTTGATGACGTTGTTGCTGCCGCGATCGAGCTACGCGGCAGGCTAGAAAAGCTCGGCCTCGTGCCCTTCTGCAAGACCACGGGAGGGAAAGGGCTGCACGTCACCGTGCCACTCGATCCGAAGCGCTCTCACGGCATCGGGTGGGATGAAGCCAAGATGTTTGCTCAAACCGTCTGCGCTCAGATGGCCCATGACAGCCCCGACCGTTACCTGATCAAGATGACGAGGTCTCTGAGACGTCGGCGCATCTTTCTCGACTACCTGCGCAACGACCGCATGGCGACCGCCGTGGCGCCCCTCTCTCCACGCGCGCGGCCCGGCGCGCTCGTGTCGATGCCGCTCACCTGGGGCCAAGTGCGTCGCGGGCTTGATCCCTCGCGCTTCACGCTCCGCACTGTGCCGAAGTTGATCGCGCGATCCGAAGCATGGCGTGACTACGACAGCGGCGCCCGCTCGTTGAAGGACGCGATCCGCCGCCTCGTAGGCGCAAAGCGATGA
- a CDS encoding helix-turn-helix domain-containing protein, whose protein sequence is MDRLLLSPNEFAHRNGVSRVQVYRMLNSGEICAFKVGKQTKIPVEVEREWRERLPRYVPRAGCQS, encoded by the coding sequence ATGGATCGCCTTCTTTTATCTCCGAACGAGTTCGCTCACCGCAATGGCGTTTCGCGCGTTCAGGTCTACCGAATGCTGAACAGCGGAGAGATCTGCGCTTTCAAGGTCGGCAAGCAAACCAAAATCCCGGTCGAGGTTGAACGGGAGTGGCGGGAGAGACTGCCCCGCTATGTACCGCGAGCGGGATGCCAATCGTAA
- the cas2 gene encoding CRISPR-associated endonuclease Cas2, which yields MMVLVTYDVRTSEPGGERRLRRVAKACRDFGQRVQYSVFEVEVDQAQWIKLKANLEGLIDPAHDSLRYYFLGTNWQRRVEHVGAKPAADLNGPLIV from the coding sequence ATGATGGTGCTTGTAACCTACGATGTGAGGACCAGCGAGCCAGGCGGTGAGCGCAGGTTGCGCCGCGTGGCAAAAGCCTGTCGTGATTTTGGTCAGCGTGTGCAGTATTCGGTCTTCGAGGTGGAGGTCGATCAGGCGCAGTGGATTAAGCTCAAGGCAAACTTGGAGGGCTTGATCGACCCGGCCCACGACAGCTTGCGCTATTACTTTCTTGGCACCAATTGGCAGCGGCGCGTGGAACATGTGGGCGCCAAACCTGCCGCAGACTTGAACGGTCCGCTCATCGTTTGA
- the cas1c gene encoding type I-C CRISPR-associated endonuclease Cas1c: MKKLLNTLYVTTEGASLRKDGENLVAEVESAERARVPFHMLTSLVVFGGIFISPPLIQALAQLGITIVLLDRAGRFQARVEGPVSGNVLLRRKQYKVAEQPDEIVRSFVTAKIANQRLVLQRALRDYGSDMPPDRRERVEQVVDRQAAILRKVAFKTRGLDTLRGAEGEAALGYFSVFGDLIRSPDAAVCFRGRSRRPPLDPVNAVLSFLYTLLTHECRSAAEGVGLDPAVGFLHRDRPGRPSLALDLMEELRPIFADRLALSLINRRQLRAGDFEFQDSGAVLLNDDGRRTVLTAWQERKKEERRHPFLEEVAPLGLVPHLQALLLARHLRGDLDAYPPWIWK, translated from the coding sequence GTGAAAAAGCTGCTCAATACGCTCTATGTCACAACGGAAGGCGCATCCCTGCGCAAGGATGGGGAGAACCTCGTCGCAGAGGTCGAGAGTGCCGAACGTGCTCGCGTTCCCTTCCACATGCTGACGTCTCTGGTTGTGTTCGGCGGCATCTTCATATCGCCGCCGTTGATCCAGGCGCTTGCTCAGCTCGGCATAACGATCGTGCTACTCGATCGCGCCGGCCGGTTCCAGGCGCGGGTGGAAGGTCCCGTATCCGGCAACGTCCTTCTGCGACGAAAGCAATACAAGGTTGCCGAGCAGCCGGACGAGATTGTCCGCAGTTTCGTGACCGCCAAGATAGCCAATCAGCGCCTCGTCCTTCAGCGCGCCCTACGCGACTACGGATCGGACATGCCGCCCGACAGACGGGAGCGCGTGGAGCAGGTGGTCGATCGCCAGGCGGCAATTCTGCGCAAGGTCGCTTTCAAAACGCGCGGGCTCGATACCCTGCGCGGAGCCGAGGGTGAGGCTGCCCTCGGCTACTTTTCCGTGTTTGGAGATCTTATCCGCTCGCCCGATGCCGCCGTCTGCTTCCGCGGCCGCAGCCGCCGTCCTCCTCTCGATCCGGTGAATGCCGTCCTATCCTTTCTCTACACGCTTCTCACGCACGAGTGCCGAAGCGCGGCCGAGGGCGTAGGTCTCGATCCCGCCGTCGGTTTTCTTCATAGGGATCGCCCGGGGCGGCCCAGCCTGGCCCTCGACCTCATGGAGGAATTGCGCCCAATTTTCGCGGATCGCCTGGCGCTGTCCCTCATCAATCGCCGACAGCTACGCGCCGGAGATTTCGAATTCCAGGACAGTGGCGCCGTTCTACTGAACGATGACGGCCGGCGTACTGTTCTCACAGCTTGGCAGGAAAGGAAGAAGGAAGAGCGGCGGCATCCGTTTCTCGAAGAGGTGGCGCCCCTTGGCCTCGTCCCCCACCTTCAAGCGCTGCTTCTGGCTCGCCACCTGCGTGGCGATTTGGATGCCTATCCGCCGTGGATATGGAAATGA
- a CDS encoding helix-turn-helix transcriptional regulator: protein MSKTTYLSPREAASHLGLSASTLAKHRITGTGPRFFKLGGLVKYRADDLNEWARERLFRSTTEYIEKARA, encoded by the coding sequence ATGAGCAAGACTACCTATCTATCGCCGCGAGAAGCGGCCTCGCATCTCGGTCTGTCGGCCAGCACCTTGGCGAAGCACCGCATCACTGGAACCGGCCCTCGCTTCTTCAAGCTTGGGGGTCTCGTCAAGTATCGTGCCGACGATTTGAACGAGTGGGCGCGTGAGCGCCTGTTCAGATCAACGACCGAGTATATCGAGAAGGCGCGCGCATGA
- a CDS encoding helix-turn-helix domain-containing protein encodes MSIKGSARAQPRNDAPLIVSQKNFGDDFTEEKAKRIAAIRDDLHVHSSCFRLAHIIASYISSSTGIAWPKQETLAERMGFKSKEGIKKLLDPLVARGHLLIVEKSKGRGRATVYAFPAVIEDKRANSSSPINEEKDEQELVLSAERANCSSEKGEQELAPTSFKELQKEERGEGSALGGLTAPNRQGEPFNRFWAVYPKRAGYDLARCHFDKAIENGADPEAIIEGAGRYAAAREGQDEQFTKFASNWLRERCWLKEPTKRPQAQSRRSSTPHVHVNDVIRQLGYSLEAIDEN; translated from the coding sequence ATGAGTATCAAGGGTAGCGCGAGAGCGCAACCGCGCAATGACGCGCCGCTGATCGTGTCGCAGAAGAATTTTGGAGACGATTTCACAGAGGAGAAGGCCAAGAGAATTGCAGCGATCCGTGATGACCTTCATGTGCATTCGTCTTGCTTTCGGCTCGCTCACATAATCGCGAGCTACATCAGTTCGAGCACGGGGATTGCTTGGCCGAAGCAGGAGACGCTCGCGGAACGAATGGGCTTTAAGAGCAAGGAGGGCATCAAGAAGCTCCTCGATCCACTGGTTGCTCGCGGGCACTTGCTGATTGTCGAGAAGTCAAAGGGGCGTGGGCGCGCGACTGTCTACGCGTTCCCAGCCGTCATTGAGGACAAAAGGGCCAACAGCAGTTCCCCTATTAATGAAGAAAAGGACGAACAGGAGTTAGTCCTTTCGGCTGAAAGGGCTAACTGTAGTTCGGAAAAGGGCGAACAGGAGTTGGCCCCAACTTCTTTTAAAGAACTCCAGAAAGAAGAGAGGGGGGAGGGGTCTGCTTTGGGGGGCCTGACGGCCCCCAACCGCCAAGGGGAGCCGTTCAACCGGTTTTGGGCGGTGTACCCAAAACGTGCTGGGTACGACCTCGCCCGGTGCCATTTCGACAAGGCAATCGAGAACGGCGCCGATCCCGAGGCAATCATCGAAGGCGCGGGTCGCTACGCGGCTGCTCGTGAAGGCCAGGATGAGCAGTTTACGAAGTTCGCATCGAATTGGCTGCGAGAACGCTGCTGGCTCAAGGAACCGACCAAGCGACCGCAAGCGCAATCTCGCAGATCATCCACCCCACATGTTCACGTCAACGATGTCATCCGCCAGCTCGGCTACTCCTTGGAGGCAATCGATGAAAACTGA
- a CDS encoding phage tail assembly protein: MTSTSETVSAGPSKRTHHLKHPFTTADGKQVTEILFRRARAKDILAFEEELKRGGSDTGVTLAFLASVNGMSLDDLGEIDAEDMIEVGAMVVDFLPEQFKGAREE; this comes from the coding sequence ATGACGAGCACTTCCGAGACCGTATCCGCAGGTCCGTCCAAAAGGACCCATCACCTGAAGCACCCCTTCACAACTGCGGACGGAAAGCAGGTCACCGAGATCCTGTTTCGCCGTGCCCGCGCGAAAGACATCCTTGCGTTCGAGGAGGAGCTGAAGCGCGGCGGTAGCGATACCGGCGTGACGTTGGCGTTCCTCGCGAGCGTGAATGGGATGTCGCTCGACGACCTGGGCGAGATCGACGCCGAGGACATGATCGAGGTCGGCGCGATGGTCGTCGATTTTTTGCCGGAACAGTTCAAGGGCGCCCGCGAGGAATAA
- a CDS encoding type II toxin-antitoxin system HicB family antitoxin, translated as MKYVGLLDGSGDVWGVMIPDAPGVHGGGATPEEAIADATSALSEVAAMMAAEGSPIANPRPLPIVLADQSVIDHVAFCGATTVMIPLLSDA; from the coding sequence ATGAAATATGTAGGACTTCTCGACGGTAGCGGCGACGTGTGGGGCGTAATGATCCCCGACGCGCCCGGTGTTCACGGCGGCGGCGCTACGCCGGAGGAGGCTATCGCGGACGCGACGAGCGCCTTGAGTGAAGTCGCAGCGATGATGGCTGCTGAAGGAAGCCCGATCGCAAACCCACGCCCGCTACCGATAGTTCTGGCCGATCAGAGTGTCATTGACCATGTCGCCTTCTGTGGCGCGACAACGGTCATGATCCCGCTTCTTTCGGACGCGTAG
- a CDS encoding Ku protein: protein MPKRARAYWKGFLRLSLVTIGVEIYNAVESKADISFRQIHKPSGKRVNYQKIVQGIGVIDNADIVKGYEVDQDTYVTLDPEEIDAVKLDSKKTIDLVQFIDAKDIDYRYFERPYFIVPSDPLSGEGFVVIRDALRKTGKVGIAQITISGREWLVAIAPLEDGMVMEMLRYAEELRQPADFFDEVPNAKPDKEMVDLAVQLIEKKSGPFRPEKFEDHYATALKALIRDKLKGRKIVAREEDGPRGGNIIDLMEALKKSVRGGASGAEKPKKTARRSSPARRGAKKRA from the coding sequence ATGCCTAAGAGAGCCCGCGCATATTGGAAGGGGTTTCTCAGACTGTCTCTCGTGACGATCGGCGTAGAGATCTACAATGCGGTGGAGAGCAAAGCGGACATCTCGTTCCGCCAGATCCACAAGCCCTCTGGCAAGCGTGTTAACTATCAAAAAATCGTCCAAGGGATAGGCGTTATCGACAACGCCGATATCGTTAAAGGCTACGAGGTCGATCAGGACACCTACGTCACCCTTGACCCGGAGGAGATCGACGCGGTCAAGCTCGACAGTAAGAAGACCATCGATCTCGTGCAGTTCATTGACGCCAAGGACATTGACTACCGCTACTTCGAGCGCCCCTATTTCATCGTGCCGTCGGACCCGCTCTCCGGAGAGGGCTTCGTCGTCATTCGCGATGCGCTTCGGAAGACAGGTAAAGTTGGCATCGCCCAGATCACCATCTCTGGGCGCGAATGGCTGGTCGCCATCGCGCCGCTCGAAGACGGCATGGTTATGGAAATGCTCCGCTATGCGGAGGAGCTGAGACAGCCCGCAGACTTCTTCGACGAAGTGCCGAACGCAAAGCCCGATAAGGAGATGGTGGATCTCGCCGTCCAGCTCATCGAGAAAAAGTCGGGTCCGTTCCGCCCGGAGAAGTTCGAGGACCACTATGCGACGGCGCTTAAGGCGCTCATCCGAGACAAGCTGAAGGGACGCAAGATCGTCGCCCGCGAAGAGGATGGCCCCAGAGGCGGCAACATTATCGACCTCATGGAGGCCTTGAAGAAGAGCGTTCGGGGTGGCGCATCGGGCGCAGAGAAACCAAAGAAGACAGCGCGTCGCAGCTCACCCGCGCGCCGTGGCGCCAAGAAGCGAGCTTGA